In Gemmatimonadaceae bacterium, the sequence CTGGTGCAGGAGGTGTTCGGCATGCGGCGCAAGCAGATGCGCCGCATCGTCCGCTCGGTGGCGGCGCTCGACGCCGAGGGCGCCGAGGCCGTGCTGCGCGCGGCCGGCATCGATCCCGAAGCGCGGCCCGAAACACTCAGTCCCGACGCCTTCGCGGCGCTGCTGCGGGCGCTGCGCCGCTAGTCGCGGTTGGTGAGCGCGAACGAGAGTCCTTCCAGCTCCATCGCCATGTTCACCGTCTTCACCGTGACGTCGGCGGGCACTTGCAGCTGAACCGGCGCGAAGTTGAGGATGGCCTTGACCCCGGCGTGCACCAGTCGGTTGGCGACCTTCTGCGCCACCTGCTCGGGGACGGTCAGCACCGCGATATCCGGGTGGTCGCGATGAACGTCGCGTTCGAGATGCGACCCGTCGCGCACCGTCACCCCCTCGAGGTCGGTGCCGATCGTCGCGGGATCGGTGTCGTACGCGGCGACGATTTGAAAGCCCCGCTGCCGGAACCCGTGGTGGCGGGCCAGGGCGGCGCCGATCTTCCCCGCGCCGACGATGATCACCTTCCACTCGCGGCCGAGACCGAGGATCTCTCGCAGCCGGCCGGCCAGTTCTGGCACCGAATACCCGAGTCCCCGCTTGCCGAACGAGCCGAAGAACGAGAGGTCCTTCCGGACCTGCGCGGAGGTCGTACCGCCCCGCTTGGCCAGTTCGTCGCTCGAAATGGTAGTCAGGCCGCGCCCCTCGAAGTCTTCGAGGAACCGGAGGTAGGCCGATAGCCTGCGAACTGTAGAATCCGCAATGCGTTTCACGGTATCCGAGGGCTTGTGAATTCATTCACAAGATAAGCGTGGGGTCGGCCAGGCACCAGCCGCCGGATCGGGACGCCGCAAGCCCGTGCGCGCGGGACGGTCGAGTGGCCGCAGCCGCGATTAACTTTGAGCATGCCCGTACACGTGACCTCTGAGATCGGCGCGCTCCGCGAAGTGCTGGTGCATACCCCGGGGCGCGAACTCCTCGCGGTGACTCCCAGCACCCGGGAGGACTACCTCTACGACGACATCATCGATGCCGACGCGGCGCAACGCGAGCACCGGCGGTTCATCGCCCTCCTGGAACGGTTTGGCACGGTCCATCAGGTGAGTGACCTGCTCGAGCAGGTGCTCGCGGTCCCGACGGCCCGCGAACAGCTCATGCGTGCTGCCATGGATATCGTGCCCTTGGAGCCGCTGGCCCGCGACATCGCGGCGCTCGATCCGGCTGCCGTGACCCGCATGCTGATCGAGGGCCGCGAAGACGAGGCCGGCCCGCTCGCCAAGGCCCTCAACGAGCCCGGCTATACGCTGCCCCCGCTGCCGAATCTGTTCTTCACCCGCGACAGCGCCATGGTGACGGGCGACCACGTGCTCGTCGGGTCCATGCGGTACGGGGTCCGATGGTCCGAAGAACTGATCATGAAATCGCTGTTCACGCACCATCCGGCGCTCGGCAATGCCGGCATCCTGTTCGACGGGGCCAGCGAACGGCGCACCAACCATACGTTGGAGGGCGGGGATGTCCATCCCCTCCGGCGCGACCTCGTGGTGATCGGATTCAGCGAGCGGTCGAGCCCGGCGGCCATCGACCAGCTCGCGTCGCTGTTCTTCGCACAGACACCCGTCACGGACATCATCGTCGTGGTCATGCCAAAGCAACAAACGGCGATCCACCTCGACATGATCTTCACGCAGGTGGACCGCGAACTGTGCGTGGTGTTTCCGCCGCACTTCGTGGGTTCGGAACGGTTGAGCGTGCTCCACTGGCGCAAGGGCGCGGCGCAGCTGCGCGAGATGCCCAACATGTTCGCCGCGCTCAAGGAGTGCGGCATGCCCATGGAGCCCATCTTCTGCGGGGGCACGCGCCGCACTGCACAGGAGCGCGAGCAGTGGGCGTCGGGGTGCAACTTCGTGGCGGTGCGCCCGGGCGTCGTCATCTCCTACCAGCGCAATGACATCACGCTCCGCGAGATGGAACGCATGGGCTTCCAGACCGTCTCGGCGGTGTCGTACCTCACCGGGCAGACGTCGATCGGCGATGGCGACCGCGCGACGATCGTGTTCGAGGGGTCGGAACTGGTGCGGGCGGGCGGCGGCCCGCGGTGCATGACGTGCCCGGTTGTGCGGGACGACCCGTGGGCGTGATCGGGCCGACCCGCCGGCTGGCGCGGCTCTCCTACGTGGTGGTGGACGTCGAGACCACCGGCACGTCGCACGGCCGCGGCGACCGCATCACCGAGATCGCGGCCGTCGTGGTGAAGAACGGTCGCGTCGGCCGGTCGTTCCACACGCTGATCAATCCCGAACGCTCGATCCCACGGTATATCACGCAGCTCACGGGTATCTCGTGGGCCATGGTCAAGGACGCCCCGCGGTTCGGCGATGTGAGCGACACGATCCGCGACCTGCTCGGCAGCCACGTCTTCGTGGCTCACAACGTGCCGTTCGACTGGGGCTTCGTGAACATGGAAATGGACCGCGCTGGCACCCCGCTGCTGGAGAATCCGCAGCTGTGCACCGTGCGGCTGGCGCGCCGCCTACTCTCGCACCTCCCGCGGCGGTCGCTGGATCACGTCACGGCACACTACGGCATCACCATCCAAGCCCGGCACCGTGCGCTTGGCGACGCCCTGGCCACGGCCCAGGTGCTCGCCCACCTGCTGGACGACGCGTTCGCGCGCGGCTGCGACACGTGGGCCGACCTCGACCGTCTGCTGCACCCGGCGGCACCATCGCGGCGCCGCTGGTCGGCCCTGCCGCGCTCCGCCACCGACGACCGCACGGCGTGACCATGGAACCGTCGATCGAACACCGCACGATCGGGAAGTGGAAGGTCCATGCCATTCAGGCCGGCGGCCAGAAGTTGGACGGCGGCTCGATGTTCGGCGTGGTGCCCAAGCCGCTCTGGGAGCGGCGCATCCCGGCCGACGAACGGAACCGCATCCAGCTCGGCATGCGATGCCTGCTCGTGGAACACGAGCGCGGCCTTGTGCTCATCGACAACGGGTTGGGAAACAAGGAATCGGCCAAGTTCCACGAGATCTACGGGGTGGAGAACGCGGGCGCGGAGGGGCGCACCTGGCTGGATGACGCGCTCCGGCAACTCCGCGTGTCGCCCGACGACGTGATGACGGTGATCGACACGCACCTCCATTTCGACCACGCCGGCGGCAACACGTATCGGGACGCCGAAGGACAGCTGCGTCTCACGTTTCCGCGGGCGCGGTACGTGGTGCAGCGTTCGGAGTACCAATGGGCAACGAACACCAACGAGCGCACGGCGGCCAGCTACTTCCCGCACAACTTCGTGCCGGTCATGGAGGCGGGGCGGCTGGCACTGGTGCAGGGGGAGGTGGAGATCCTGCCCGGCATCACGGTCATGCCTACCCCCGGGCACACGCCGGGGCACCAGTCGGTGCGATTGGCTAGTGGTGGGGAGACAGCGCTCTTCCTGGGTGACCTCGTGCCCACGGTGGCGCATCTGCCGCTCCCGTGGATCATGGGCTACGACGTGGAGCCGCTGGTCACACTGGAGACCAAACGACGGATCTTGCGGATGGCGGCCGAGCAACGGTGGCTGCTGGTGTTCGAGCACGACGCGACGCACGCCTGGGGGCACGCGGTGCACGACGGCAAGGGATACGCCTTGCAGACGCCGTAGCGGCCGGACCGCGAAGGCAGACGCCCCTGCCAACTGGTAGAGGAAACTGCCCCGCCATGAAGATCGACCGCGTGGCGTCGGGAACCCCACAGCGGAGCAGCTCCCACGTTGTGGCAGTCTCCGAGGGATTCGGATCATCCGTTGGATCGGAGTTCCATAAGTAGTTGTTGTTGGCCGTTGCCGGACTTGACGCCTGAGCTGAGCTGCCCTAAGTTCAACGGACACAACTTGGTAAGTGAAACGACGGGCT encodes:
- a CDS encoding exonuclease domain-containing protein — protein: MIGPTRRLARLSYVVVDVETTGTSHGRGDRITEIAAVVVKNGRVGRSFHTLINPERSIPRYITQLTGISWAMVKDAPRFGDVSDTIRDLLGSHVFVAHNVPFDWGFVNMEMDRAGTPLLENPQLCTVRLARRLLSHLPRRSLDHVTAHYGITIQARHRALGDALATAQVLAHLLDDAFARGCDTWADLDRLLHPAAPSRRRWSALPRSATDDRTA
- a CDS encoding redox-sensing transcriptional repressor Rex — translated: MKRIADSTVRRLSAYLRFLEDFEGRGLTTISSDELAKRGGTTSAQVRKDLSFFGSFGKRGLGYSVPELAGRLREILGLGREWKVIIVGAGKIGAALARHHGFRQRGFQIVAAYDTDPATIGTDLEGVTVRDGSHLERDVHRDHPDIAVLTVPEQVAQKVANRLVHAGVKAILNFAPVQLQVPADVTVKTVNMAMELEGLSFALTNRD
- a CDS encoding MBL fold metallo-hydrolase, encoding MEPSIEHRTIGKWKVHAIQAGGQKLDGGSMFGVVPKPLWERRIPADERNRIQLGMRCLLVEHERGLVLIDNGLGNKESAKFHEIYGVENAGAEGRTWLDDALRQLRVSPDDVMTVIDTHLHFDHAGGNTYRDAEGQLRLTFPRARYVVQRSEYQWATNTNERTAASYFPHNFVPVMEAGRLALVQGEVEILPGITVMPTPGHTPGHQSVRLASGGETALFLGDLVPTVAHLPLPWIMGYDVEPLVTLETKRRILRMAAEQRWLLVFEHDATHAWGHAVHDGKGYALQTP
- a CDS encoding arginine deiminase family protein; the protein is MTSEIGALREVLVHTPGRELLAVTPSTREDYLYDDIIDADAAQREHRRFIALLERFGTVHQVSDLLEQVLAVPTAREQLMRAAMDIVPLEPLARDIAALDPAAVTRMLIEGREDEAGPLAKALNEPGYTLPPLPNLFFTRDSAMVTGDHVLVGSMRYGVRWSEELIMKSLFTHHPALGNAGILFDGASERRTNHTLEGGDVHPLRRDLVVIGFSERSSPAAIDQLASLFFAQTPVTDIIVVVMPKQQTAIHLDMIFTQVDRELCVVFPPHFVGSERLSVLHWRKGAAQLREMPNMFAALKECGMPMEPIFCGGTRRTAQEREQWASGCNFVAVRPGVVISYQRNDITLREMERMGFQTVSAVSYLTGQTSIGDGDRATIVFEGSELVRAGGGPRCMTCPVVRDDPWA